In one window of Sulfurovum xiamenensis DNA:
- a CDS encoding efflux RND transporter permease subunit has product MIQNLIELAIRNRAMVVIGFVIIGLLSVFSLNTARIDAIPDIGENQQIVFTEWPGRSPKDVEAQITYPLSVMMQGIPGVKNIRASSAFGFSIIYVIFEDDIDFYWSRSRILEKLSTATSELPSEVTPTMGPDATGLGQVFWYTLENKKDSKHPKSLAELRSLQDFYVRYLLQGVKGVSEVASIGGFVKEYQIDVDPNNLFAYDVHFSTLVKAIQNSNIDVGAEVIEEGDREFIVRGKGFFKNISDIENVVVAVKNNSPIRVKDLASVQIGAGFRRGALDKNGIESVGGVVTMRYGENPQEVLDNVKTRLEIVKKGLPKGVELVPFYDRTEVIERTIGTVYSALTQEIIISIIVIMLFLLHFKSSVLVSLTLPLGVGISFILMKLLEIDSNVMSLSGLVIAIGSMIDMGIIMTENIYANLAQNPNVSKEDRVEIIVKASREVGPAILTAVSTTIVTFLPVFGLEDSEGKLFGPLAWAKTLAMFGSVTVAIVLVPALAVYFLKGNLKPIEKNPVSNTIVKTYIPILHWMLEHRKLFLTLPIMILLLGGFAYSKLGKEFMPSLNEGEILYMPVTTPDVSMTKAREILAYIDKKLQEHPLVADAIGKLGRADTAIDPAPISMFETVVKLVPKNEWPDGISIYDIMNELDEELQVPGLVNAWLFPIENRISMISTGIKTQIGVKVFGDDLKTLEEISAQIGKEVEKISGAYGVYAEKITGKPYIEFDIDRIAASRYGINTGTINKILQTAVGGMTIGQFYEGRDRYPIRVRYKKELRNRIDELKKVLVPSPLGHHIPIVELANVQVVTGPSVIQSENGMLRSLVLLNVRGRDLIGFVEEAKNKIDKINLPEGYSIVWAGQYENQVRSNNRLMVLMPLALFINLVIIYFGIKSLRNAVIVFSAVPIAFAGGLILLWVGGFNTSVAVWVGFIALFGIAVDDGVIKMTYLQQSMKKNTPDNWNELKETIIEASSRRIRPLLMTTTTTVAALLPIMWSTGTGSEVMKPMAIPTLGGMLVELISLFVVPIVFSYFEHRKILLEKRDEGKAKQ; this is encoded by the coding sequence ATGATTCAAAATTTAATTGAATTAGCTATTCGAAACCGTGCAATGGTTGTCATAGGTTTTGTAATTATTGGGTTATTGTCAGTGTTTAGCTTGAATACAGCTCGCATTGATGCAATACCTGATATTGGAGAAAACCAGCAAATCGTTTTTACAGAATGGCCAGGCCGTTCACCCAAAGATGTTGAAGCACAGATAACATATCCCTTAAGTGTAATGATGCAAGGGATTCCTGGAGTCAAAAATATTCGTGCTAGTTCTGCATTTGGTTTTTCTATCATCTATGTTATTTTTGAGGATGATATTGACTTTTATTGGAGTCGAAGTCGTATTTTAGAAAAACTTTCAACGGCTACTTCTGAACTACCTTCTGAAGTTACTCCAACTATGGGACCAGATGCAACCGGTCTTGGACAGGTGTTTTGGTACACACTTGAAAATAAAAAAGATAGTAAACATCCAAAATCTTTAGCAGAACTTCGGTCGTTACAGGATTTTTATGTTCGTTATTTACTTCAAGGGGTAAAAGGTGTAAGTGAAGTAGCTAGCATAGGTGGGTTTGTCAAAGAGTACCAAATTGATGTCGATCCTAATAATCTTTTTGCTTATGATGTCCATTTTTCCACACTTGTAAAAGCGATTCAAAATAGTAATATCGATGTAGGTGCTGAAGTTATTGAAGAGGGTGATAGAGAATTTATTGTTAGAGGAAAAGGTTTTTTTAAAAACATTAGTGATATTGAAAATGTTGTTGTAGCTGTTAAGAACAATTCTCCCATAAGAGTAAAAGATTTAGCAAGTGTTCAGATAGGGGCAGGTTTCAGAAGGGGGGCTCTTGATAAAAATGGTATAGAATCGGTTGGTGGAGTAGTTACCATGCGTTATGGAGAGAACCCTCAGGAGGTTCTTGATAATGTTAAAACTAGATTAGAAATTGTAAAGAAAGGATTGCCAAAGGGAGTTGAATTAGTACCTTTTTATGATAGAACAGAAGTTATAGAAAGAACTATTGGTACAGTCTATTCTGCTTTAACACAAGAAATTATTATTTCTATTATTGTAATTATGTTGTTTTTATTACATTTTAAGTCCTCTGTACTTGTTTCATTGACACTTCCACTAGGTGTCGGTATTAGTTTCATTCTTATGAAATTATTAGAAATAGATTCAAATGTAATGAGTTTATCTGGATTGGTCATTGCCATTGGTTCGATGATTGATATGGGTATCATAATGACTGAAAATATATATGCTAATTTAGCTCAAAACCCCAATGTCTCAAAAGAAGACAGAGTTGAAATAATTGTAAAGGCATCCCGTGAAGTTGGCCCTGCAATTTTAACTGCAGTCTCTACAACCATAGTTACATTTTTACCAGTTTTTGGTTTGGAAGATAGTGAAGGAAAGCTTTTTGGTCCTTTAGCCTGGGCAAAAACCCTTGCTATGTTCGGTTCAGTTACTGTTGCGATAGTCTTAGTACCTGCCTTAGCAGTCTATTTTCTAAAAGGAAATTTGAAACCAATTGAAAAAAACCCTGTAAGTAATACGATTGTAAAAACTTACATTCCGATACTTCATTGGATGCTGGAACATAGAAAACTTTTTTTAACTCTACCTATAATGATATTACTTTTGGGAGGCTTTGCTTATTCTAAATTAGGAAAAGAGTTTATGCCATCATTGAATGAGGGTGAAATCTTATACATGCCGGTTACGACACCTGATGTGAGTATGACTAAGGCACGAGAAATATTGGCTTATATAGATAAAAAGCTTCAAGAACATCCGCTTGTGGCTGACGCAATAGGAAAGTTAGGAAGGGCTGATACCGCCATAGACCCTGCTCCAATTTCTATGTTTGAGACAGTAGTAAAGTTAGTTCCCAAAAATGAATGGCCTGATGGTATTTCTATTTATGACATTATGAATGAGCTTGATGAAGAACTTCAAGTTCCTGGACTTGTAAATGCATGGTTATTTCCTATTGAAAATAGAATCTCTATGATATCAACAGGTATTAAAACACAAATTGGTGTAAAGGTCTTTGGTGATGATTTAAAAACATTAGAGGAAATATCAGCACAAATAGGTAAAGAAGTTGAAAAAATTAGTGGAGCATATGGTGTTTATGCAGAAAAAATTACCGGTAAACCATATATAGAATTTGATATAGATCGAATAGCAGCAAGCAGATATGGAATAAATACAGGAACAATAAATAAAATTCTTCAAACAGCCGTGGGTGGTATGACTATTGGACAGTTTTATGAGGGTAGAGATAGATACCCTATACGAGTACGATATAAAAAAGAACTTCGAAATAGAATTGATGAATTAAAAAAAGTCCTTGTTCCTAGTCCATTAGGACATCATATACCAATTGTTGAGCTTGCTAATGTCCAAGTAGTAACAGGGCCGTCTGTTATTCAGTCAGAAAATGGAATGCTTAGATCACTGGTTTTACTTAATGTAAGAGGCCGTGATTTAATTGGATTTGTAGAAGAGGCAAAAAATAAAATTGATAAGATTAACTTGCCAGAAGGCTATTCAATAGTTTGGGCAGGTCAATATGAAAATCAAGTCAGATCTAATAATAGATTGATGGTTTTAATGCCACTGGCATTGTTTATCAATTTAGTGATTATATATTTTGGTATAAAAAGTTTACGAAACGCAGTAATTGTATTCTCTGCAGTTCCTATTGCATTTGCAGGAGGTTTAATTCTTTTATGGGTTGGTGGTTTTAATACTTCTGTAGCTGTTTGGGTAGGGTTTATCGCTCTTTTTGGAATAGCTGTTGATGATGGTGTTATTAAGATGACATATTTACAACAATCAATGAAGAAAAATACACCTGATAATTGGAATGAATTAAAAGAGACTATTATTGAGGCAAGTTCGAGAAGAATAAGACCACTTCTTATGACAACTACAACAACTGTTGCAGCATTACTACCTATAATGTGGTCGACAGGCACTGGTAGTGAAGTAATGAAACCAATGGCTATACCAACACTTGGTGGAATGCTGGTAGAGTTAATTAGTTTGTTTGTTGTACCAATAGTTTTTTCGTACTTTGAACATAGAAAAATTTTGTTAGAAAAGAGAGATGAAGGTAAAGCTAAACAGTAG